In the genome of Altererythrobacter sp. TH136, one region contains:
- a CDS encoding histidine kinase dimerization/phosphoacceptor domain -containing protein produces the protein MLYVDDDDGLRRLTQRALGRRGFEVEVADSADAGLARLKESAFDLVAIDHYMPGKSGLQLLDEIVALPDHPPVVFVTGNDDTAVAVKAIHAGALDFVVKIVGESFFDVLDSRFRQALSRAELERAKRQSEADLIVANERLELLVREVHHRVSNSLQMVLGFVSMQGSQSTEPAVRAALDEIQNRIKAISKVHQRLYTREDLSSIDLDAYLTNLVDDLRDSIPSHSANIRLELQTEPVTVPPDTGVSIGVIVNELVSNAVKYAFPDGADGVIAVRLEAQDKGGFSLTVTDNGQGIDRAGSPTGTGMGTRIVDAIARSLHTALEAIDQASGTALRLTVAGPPSSS, from the coding sequence ATCCTCTACGTCGATGACGACGACGGCCTGCGCCGTCTGACCCAGCGCGCGCTCGGCCGCCGCGGGTTCGAGGTAGAGGTCGCCGACAGCGCCGACGCAGGCCTGGCGCGCCTGAAAGAGAGCGCGTTCGACCTCGTCGCGATCGACCACTACATGCCCGGGAAGAGCGGGCTGCAGCTGCTGGACGAAATCGTCGCCCTGCCCGATCACCCGCCGGTGGTGTTCGTCACCGGCAACGATGACACCGCCGTGGCGGTCAAGGCGATCCACGCCGGCGCGCTCGATTTCGTGGTCAAGATCGTGGGCGAGAGCTTCTTCGACGTGCTCGACAGCCGCTTCCGCCAGGCGCTTTCGCGCGCCGAGCTGGAGCGCGCCAAGCGGCAGTCCGAAGCCGATCTGATCGTCGCGAACGAGCGGCTGGAGCTTCTGGTCCGCGAGGTGCACCACCGGGTGTCCAACAGCCTGCAGATGGTGCTGGGCTTCGTGTCGATGCAGGGCAGCCAGTCGACCGAGCCAGCGGTGCGTGCCGCGCTGGACGAGATCCAGAACCGGATCAAGGCGATCAGCAAGGTCCACCAGCGGCTCTATACCCGCGAGGACCTGTCCTCGATCGACCTCGATGCCTACCTCACCAACCTGGTCGATGATCTGCGCGACAGCATTCCAAGCCATTCAGCCAACATCCGCCTGGAACTCCAGACCGAGCCGGTTACGGTGCCGCCGGACACCGGCGTGTCGATCGGAGTGATCGTCAACGAACTGGTGAGCAACGCGGTCAAGTATGCCTTTCCCGATGGCGCGGACGGGGTCATCGCCGTGCGCCTGGAAGCGCAGGACAAGGGCGGCTTCAGCCTGACGGTGACGGACAATGGCCAGGGGATCGACCGCGCGGGCTCGCCCACGGGAACCGGCATGGGCACCCGCATCGTCGATGCCATCGCCCGCAGCCTGCACACCGCGCTGGAGGCGATCGACCAGGCTTCCGGCACCGCGCTCAGGCTGACCGTCGCCGGGCCTCCCTCAAGCAGCTGA